The [Eubacterium] eligens ATCC 27750 genome segment TGTTGCTAATTTTGTATTAGGCTGTTTTATATTATTTTCTTTGCTTATTGCTATTAGTTCATTATTATTTTTGTTTCTTTCTTTGATAGGAAAAGGATTAAATCAAGGGGCAATATTTTTAAAACATTTTGTCAGTACTACAGATAAAGTTATTATAGTAGCAATGATTACTGGTTCTGTTTCCATAATTGGTGTTGTAATTTCATCTATTATTGCTAAAATCATTGAGTATAGATACAATGTCAAAAAATATATGTATGATAAACGCGAACTTCCATATGAACAATTTATCAATATGATATACACAATAATGGAAGATACCAAAAAACCTAATTCTCTAAAAATGTCCGAATCTGAAATGTTAAAACAGGTATCAGAATTTTCCAAGGGACTTACTTTATGGGGATCTAATCGTGTAGTTAAAAAATGGCTAAAATACAGAAAAGCATCTCAAACCCAGCCATCATCAGAAAATCTTATCTTATTAGAAGATATCATATACGAAATACGTAGAGATGTTGGTCAACGAAAAAGACTTAAAAAAGGTGATATGCTATCTTTCTTTATTAATGACATTGAAACTATTATTAACAGCAAATAATAAGGAGCAGTAACTTATTTTAGTTACTGCTTTCTTATTTTAATATTCAAACTCTCTCCATATAATCAAGTGTTTTTTTCAATAAATTCAATACTTTTTGATACCTGTCATTGAATAGAATTACGGTTATGGAGTGATCTTTACCTCATACAGGGCAGATATATAGTAATAATGGGTACACCAAATAAAGCGTCATCACTATCCGTTTTAAATGGCTTCGATGTATACCCATCCCTATATGGCAGCTCACCTCTCATGTCCAACAGGATCATCCTCCTTGCGGTGGGTCCTCACTTCCTTCGTTCTGCCTGTCCATAACCAGGGTGCCAGCTTAGCTACTATTCAGGGTCATGCCCTCTGGTTTAATTTCCTGCCGGCTACCAGCTCATTCTTTGTACTTTCATTACTGATCCAAACACTCCGATTACAGCACCTTTCGGCGGACGCTTACTGTAATCATTATGGTTGTTCTTTGTTACTCGGTTACGCAGCCTTTAACTGTTCTCCCGGATGTCTGATATCTTTCAACATCTTTGATGCATCATATCTGATTCCCTTAGTTAGAATCGCATGGAATACTCTTATCAGCTTACATGCTACTACTATCAGCGACTGCATCTTTTTTAATGGATTCTTTTCTCTGGTGGTATAATACCTGTGGATTTCTTTGAATTCTTCATTTTTTCCCACCACCGATATCGCTGCCTCGAAAAGTAAATATCTGAGACGCTTGCGCCCTCTTTTACTTATCTTTGTCTTTCCGTTGTGCTTACCGGAACTATCTGCCACCAGTTCCAATCCCGCCAGTTTCTGAAGTTCTTTCGTGCTATCAAAGCGCGTAATATCGCCAACTTCTGCTATGAAACCTGCTACTGTTGTTATTCCTATGCCTTTTATTTCAAGCAGCTTATCCGCATACCTGACCTGTTGGCACAGTCCTTTGATCAGGTCATTGACCCTTTCAAGGCGTTTTGTCTGGAGTTCATAATCCTCTATCAGATCCTGTATCTCCATCCGGGCTTCTGTAAGACCTGCTTTTAATCCTATGCTTCTCATTGCTGCCGCAAGAATCAACATAGCCTTCTTATGACCATTTCCTCGAAGTTTAGCGTCTTTCCATATCTTTATGATACCTTCCACTCCAAGTCTTACTATCTCCTCAGGTGTTGGTGCCTTTTTTAACACCAACATTCCTCCCTTGGCATCTATGTGTGTATAAATTCCCTTATATTCTGGGAAATACACTGCAATCCATTTCTGCAGACGGTTCTTCGCCCTTGTCTGTTCTTCTACAAGCACAAATCGACGGTTTGACGCATTCCGCAGTTCTGCATATGCACCTGTCGGCATATATGAATAAAAATACCGTCCATCCCTTACAAGCCCTGCAATAACACGAGGATCTTTCCTGTCATTTTTAGATGGACTGTTGTCATCTAATTCTTTGGTCTTATGCACATGGTGCGGGTTTACCATTACAAACTTTATGTCCTTTTCACCCATGAACTGCCCAAGATCAAACCAGTAGTGACCAGTTGGCTCTATTCCTACCAGTGCCTCTTCAAGTTCACTTTTCTGCATCAGTTCCACAATCGTATTGTAAAAGCTGTTGAATCCCTCCATAGAGTTTGAAAACGCTACAGGCTTTCTGGTAAGTTCGATGCCTCTCCAGTTAAAAGCTCTGAAATAATGCTTTTCACTGCCAACATCAATGCCAACAATCATTGTTGTTTCTTTTACTTGCTCAATCTTCTTGTTTTGTGTACAATTCATTTATAGATACCTTCCTTATTCTGTTCATTTGCCAACTTGCCGGTCAGCAATGACAGTTTAACTTAGGTATCTATTTTTGTAAAATCATTTACTCTTTACACTTTGAATTATACAGGAAGCTACTATCCTGCAATTCTCACATATGCATGCTTCCACTTTCGTTCTGTGGCTCGCCTTAAGCGGTGTGATTTCAACAAATCCTTTGGCTGTTTTCGCATTTGTGAATACTCCAGGCACTTCATCGGCAAAGCTGAATGCGCCGTCTTTACTGCTGAAAAGGTATCCTTTTCGCATTTCCTTATTACATTTTGGACAAATCATACATAACACCTCATTCCTTAATATCTTTACTAAGAACCGACATTGCCATGCTAAGTTTCTCTTCAAACTGCTCCGCTTTAACAAGCGCTATGCCCTCATTGTCATCGCCAAGCACAACCAGCCTGCTGCCATTCACCAGTCCAAAAGTCTCTCTAGCCTCTTTAGGAATAACTATCTGACCGCGGTCATTCACTGTGACAACACCCCACATGTGTTTGCCTTTCGGTGCTGGTGCCATCTTCTGCCCTTCAAGCTGCACATCATCCTTTATTAAGGAATCCATCGTCACGCCATAAAATTCTGCAAGTCTGCCGCATTTTTCAATATCAGGAATTGTTTCACCACGCTCCCATTTGGCATACGCCTGCCTCGATATTCCAATAACCTCTGCGATATCCTCCTGAGTCTTCCCCGCAAACGACCTCAGCATAATAAGATTCTCCTGTAGCATAATGTCAGTCCTTTCTGTTGTTATGTATGTATTATAATCCTTGTAAATGCGAATTCTACCAATTGTAGTTGTCAGAAAAATTGGAATTGTGTTGGCGTTGGTTGCGTAATAAAGCATATCATCTTATACTTTTAAAATACTGTATTAAAATATTTTTTATATAATTATATCTACGTGCATATGAATTTTCTACTCTTATAAGTTCAAATCCATGTTCCTTACATATTTTGTTTTTCATTTCATCTCTTGCTTTTACCATTGAATTTTCACGATGTTCTTTTCCATCCAATTCAATTGCCAATATAGGAATATCCTGCCCTTTATATCCTTTTTCATATACAACAAAATCAAATCTTCCCGTGTAAAATAAATCATCATAAGATGTATTTTCTTGAAAAACATGTGCAATACTAACTTCCTTTTGAACTACACATCTGTTATTAGTATTAAGCACATTATTCAATGCATGATTTAATGTTGTTAAAAATGCTGCTTCTGTTTGTGTACTATATGGTTTAATTCCTAATGCTCTCGAAGATGTTTCTCTAGCAGTTACCTGTGATTCTCCATTTGTATTTACATATTTAACAAGTTCATAAATATCATCATCTTTATCATTATGTAGTCTTCTTAACTGATTAACATCTGTCAATATAACCAACTGATCTTTTGCTCTAGATGTAGCAACATTTATAAGTTCTTTATTATTCTTTAGCCAGTCATATGTTCCTTGGTTTGTTTGTTGAGTTAATGCTAATGAAAATAAAACCACATCTTTTTCGTCTCCTTGAAATGCATGAACTGTACCACATGGAACATCATCAATTTTATTTTCCTTTAACATTTCATTGATTAATTCTTTTTGATTTGAAAATGGAGTTATTATTCCGATACTTTTATCACTATTATTTTTTATATATTCAATTATCTCTTCTGCCTCTCTTGGCGCAGTATTTTTATAATGCGTTGTTTCTCCTGTAATATTTTTTAAAATAAGAGGTGTATCTGATTTTCCCGCACTATTAATAACTAATTTGTTATTATAATATTTCTTATTATTAAAAGAGATTATCTTTCTATTACATCTGTAATGATGGCTTAACAATATTTCTTCACTTACTGCATCACATGCGAGATAAGTTTTATATATTGAATTTTTAATATAATCATATTCTGATGTTATACCATATATTTTCTTCAATTTTTCATTATCAGTCTGATTTAAAAGAATTACTGGGCTCAATTGTTGTGGGTCTCCAACTAACATCAGACTTCTTCCTCTAATAATTGGCACTAGTGACATTGCAATATTTCCCTGACTTGCTTCATCCATAATAACCATATCAAAATATGTGCCTGGTTTACCAATTTTATGAGCTGATATAGATGTAGTAGCAATTATAGGAAATATTCTTTGAAATTTTTTCAAATTTTCTTCTTGTCTAATATAAGAATTAAATTGTTGAACCTTTTTTCGTTCGTCTTCACATTCTACAATAGCCATCAAATCCTGATTCTTTGGCTCTTTAAGTCTTTGTATATATTTAGCTGATGTATAATATAAATACTTTTTAAATACTTCCTCATCTTGCTCCACCAATTTTAAAGCTTGTTCATCTGTAATATCACCTATCTTAGATAACTTATCTTTAACTTCTGCTAATTGTACTCCTTGAAGTTCTGTCTGAAATGTAAGATGATTATTCACATCTATCATTTTTTGAATTGCTTCTTCTCTTTCCTTTAACTCAATCTTATGCTCATGTTTCTCAAGAAGCTTTGTTAATTCTGCCGTCCTTTTTGTTTTATCATCTTTGTTTTTTTCAAGAGTACTATCAAATATGGTTATATCCTTGGTTTTTTCATATAACTCTTTAATATAATTTAATGCTTCTAAAACACATCTGTCGTTTCCTAACCTAATAATTGGGAATGGTATAGCACCTTTATTTCTATATTTAATAGCCTTCAATTTGTCGCATACTCCGTCTATCGGATGATTATTATATGATGCAAACAAAACAGTTTTTTCGTTAAAAAAAGCTGTCACCATTGTATTAACAATTGTATTAGTTTTCCCTGTTCCCGGAGGACCCTGAATATATGCCAATGGATATTTCATTGCATTATGTATAGCCAATAACTGATCAAGATTAATTCTTTTATCTAACAATGTTATCGGATAATTCTTTCTTCTATCTACCTGCTTGAGAAGTTCACCAAAAAAAGCTTTTATTGGTATTGTTACCTCATTATTCTCATACATTTTATTTATGGCTTCATATTCTTTATGAAGATCAACCATAACATTTCGACCTATTGCAATTACATAAGGCATATCATCTACACCATTAATATGGGAATTATATTTTGTAATTTTATCCTTTATTAATTCCTGATTTTTATCAAAATCATTTAACAATTCATAATCATCTGCATCCAAAAATTTTCTTACACTAAACTTTGCTTCTGTTTTATTCTTTTCAAGTGCAAATTCCATACAAATAGTTATTTCATCATCCTGCCTCAACATATGTTTAGCTACATCTAATCTCAACTTACGATAAGCTAATACATATAGCCCTTTAGGTGTATTAATACTCAAAACATTAATAGCAAGCTGCTTAATAGTTTTATTTGCATATTCATCATGTGTTTTATATTGAAATTTTGTAACAATCTGCCTGAACTGAGTTTCATCAAGCTTATAATTTCCATTCCATTCACCATCAAAATTATCAATTAATGCATAATCAGTTTTGTATGGAACTGAATCCATTTTATTACAATCTATTAAATAATTTAGTATTTTCAAATTGGCAACATTATCAAATATTCTTTTATATTTAACAGGATTCTGATTGATATCATCTATTAATTTCTGATTTGGCTCAAAATATGAACCCTCAATAACACATGATGATTGTATTGAATCAATAAAAACATATAAATTTCTGGTTGTATATTGTGCCAAATGTAATCCTTGTACTATCATAGATTTTTTTATTGGATCAATTTCAACAATTCCTATCCAGTATTTTGTTATTTCATTTTTCCCATTTTTATATTCAATACTTAACCATTTCCCCTCATGAATGGCTCTGAATATATCTCTGCAAACTGTATTCATACTTTCATCCCCAAAATGTATAAATTTTTAACCATATTATACATCTATTTATGACTAAAATCATTATCGTTATACACTATTTCACATTTTCTTTCGACAAACCATATCTTATCTCTAATCCCCCCAAACCTTTCCATTGTTATTTTTCCCAGCCTATATTATAATTTTTATTAACTACACCAATGAAGGAGATTTATTAAATGAAGAAAAATAGTATTTTTCGCAGCCTGCCGTTTAAATTGCTGGTGGGCGTTATTGCCGGCGTCCTGGTGGGACTGCTGTTAAGTTCAACTGATGGCAATGCATTTTCACGCGCCATTTTGAATATTGTTGTAACTCTGAAATATATTCTCAATCAGATAATTAATTTCTGCATACCTCTGATAATCATTGCATTTATTGCACCTTCGATTACTCAGATGGGTAAAAATGCATCAAAGCTTCTTCTGATTGCAGTTACAATCGCATATACATCATCAGTTGGTGCTGCATTTTTCTCTACAGCATCCGGATATCTTTTGATACCACATTTGTCAATATCCTCTACTGCTGATGGATTGAAAGAGCTTCCGGCTGCGGTTTTCGAATTATCAATCCCGCAGATAATGCCTGTTATGAGCGCACTCGTGTTCTCAATTATGATTGGACTTGCTGCCGCATGGACAAAAGCAGAATTGATTTCAAATATTCTTGAAGAATTCCAGAAAATCGTGCTTGCGATAGTTTCAAGAATCATGATACCGATTCTTCCATTTTTCATCGGACTTACTTTCTGCGGACTCTCATACGAAGGTTCAATAACAAAGCAGGTTCCTGTGTTCCTGAAAATCATAATTATTGTATTAATCGGACATTACATTTGGATGACTCTGCTTTACACAATCGCAGGATTGTATTCTAAGAAGAACCCGATTGAAGTAATCAGACATTACGGTCCTGCATACCTGACATCAATTGGAACAATGTCATCTGCTGCCACACTCGCAGTTGCACTCCAGTGTGCCGGCAAATCAAAGGTTTTGAGAAAGGACATGGTCTCTTTTGGAATTCCTTTGTTTGCAAATATACATTTATGTGGCTCAGTGCTGACAGAGGTATTTTTCTGCATGACTGTATCAAAGATTTTGTATGGCACTATTCCATCAGCCGGAACTATGATTCTGTTCTGTGTGCTTCTCGGAATATTTGCAATCGGCGCACCTGGCGTACCTGGCGGAACAGTTATGGCTTCGCTCGGACTTATTACCGGCGTGCTTGGATTTAACGACACTGGAACTGCCCTTATGCTTACAATATTTGCACTTCAGGACAGCTTCGGAACAGCCTGCAATGTAACAGGCGACGGTGCGCTCACACTTATCCTGACTGGATATGCAGAGCGCCACGGCATCAAAGAAGGTACTGACAATTAATATATTTCTTTGACATATGTAAAGTGCTATAATCATCACATGAATACACGCGCCTGCGGCGCAGAAATGAGGTAACATATGCCATTTATTAATTCAAAGATAAGCACTTCTCTTACAGAAGCACAGGAAACTGAAATCAAAACCCGTTTAGGTCAGGCTATCCAGACAATTCCCGGCAAGTCAGAAAGCTGGCTCATGGTCGGCTTTGA includes the following:
- a CDS encoding IS110 family RNA-guided transposase — its product is MNCTQNKKIEQVKETTMIVGIDVGSEKHYFRAFNWRGIELTRKPVAFSNSMEGFNSFYNTIVELMQKSELEEALVGIEPTGHYWFDLGQFMGEKDIKFVMVNPHHVHKTKELDDNSPSKNDRKDPRVIAGLVRDGRYFYSYMPTGAYAELRNASNRRFVLVEEQTRAKNRLQKWIAVYFPEYKGIYTHIDAKGGMLVLKKAPTPEEIVRLGVEGIIKIWKDAKLRGNGHKKAMLILAAAMRSIGLKAGLTEARMEIQDLIEDYELQTKRLERVNDLIKGLCQQVRYADKLLEIKGIGITTVAGFIAEVGDITRFDSTKELQKLAGLELVADSSGKHNGKTKISKRGRKRLRYLLFEAAISVVGKNEEFKEIHRYYTTREKNPLKKMQSLIVVACKLIRVFHAILTKGIRYDASKMLKDIRHPGEQLKAA
- a CDS encoding PF20097 family protein codes for the protein MICPKCNKEMRKGYLFSSKDGAFSFADEVPGVFTNAKTAKGFVEITPLKASHRTKVEACICENCRIVASCIIQSVKSK
- a CDS encoding helix-turn-helix domain-containing protein, which gives rise to MLRSFAGKTQEDIAEVIGISRQAYAKWERGETIPDIEKCGRLAEFYGVTMDSLIKDDVQLEGQKMAPAPKGKHMWGVVTVNDRGQIVIPKEARETFGLVNGSRLVVLGDDNEGIALVKAEQFEEKLSMAMSVLSKDIKE
- a CDS encoding AAA domain-containing protein, with protein sequence MNTVCRDIFRAIHEGKWLSIEYKNGKNEITKYWIGIVEIDPIKKSMIVQGLHLAQYTTRNLYVFIDSIQSSCVIEGSYFEPNQKLIDDINQNPVKYKRIFDNVANLKILNYLIDCNKMDSVPYKTDYALIDNFDGEWNGNYKLDETQFRQIVTKFQYKTHDEYANKTIKQLAINVLSINTPKGLYVLAYRKLRLDVAKHMLRQDDEITICMEFALEKNKTEAKFSVRKFLDADDYELLNDFDKNQELIKDKITKYNSHINGVDDMPYVIAIGRNVMVDLHKEYEAINKMYENNEVTIPIKAFFGELLKQVDRRKNYPITLLDKRINLDQLLAIHNAMKYPLAYIQGPPGTGKTNTIVNTMVTAFFNEKTVLFASYNNHPIDGVCDKLKAIKYRNKGAIPFPIIRLGNDRCVLEALNYIKELYEKTKDITIFDSTLEKNKDDKTKRTAELTKLLEKHEHKIELKEREEAIQKMIDVNNHLTFQTELQGVQLAEVKDKLSKIGDITDEQALKLVEQDEEVFKKYLYYTSAKYIQRLKEPKNQDLMAIVECEDERKKVQQFNSYIRQEENLKKFQRIFPIIATTSISAHKIGKPGTYFDMVIMDEASQGNIAMSLVPIIRGRSLMLVGDPQQLSPVILLNQTDNEKLKKIYGITSEYDYIKNSIYKTYLACDAVSEEILLSHHYRCNRKIISFNNKKYYNNKLVINSAGKSDTPLILKNITGETTHYKNTAPREAEEIIEYIKNNSDKSIGIITPFSNQKELINEMLKENKIDDVPCGTVHAFQGDEKDVVLFSLALTQQTNQGTYDWLKNNKELINVATSRAKDQLVILTDVNQLRRLHNDKDDDIYELVKYVNTNGESQVTARETSSRALGIKPYSTQTEAAFLTTLNHALNNVLNTNNRCVVQKEVSIAHVFQENTSYDDLFYTGRFDFVVYEKGYKGQDIPILAIELDGKEHRENSMVKARDEMKNKICKEHGFELIRVENSYARRYNYIKNILIQYFKSIR
- a CDS encoding dicarboxylate/amino acid:cation symporter, coding for MKKNSIFRSLPFKLLVGVIAGVLVGLLLSSTDGNAFSRAILNIVVTLKYILNQIINFCIPLIIIAFIAPSITQMGKNASKLLLIAVTIAYTSSVGAAFFSTASGYLLIPHLSISSTADGLKELPAAVFELSIPQIMPVMSALVFSIMIGLAAAWTKAELISNILEEFQKIVLAIVSRIMIPILPFFIGLTFCGLSYEGSITKQVPVFLKIIIIVLIGHYIWMTLLYTIAGLYSKKNPIEVIRHYGPAYLTSIGTMSSAATLAVALQCAGKSKVLRKDMVSFGIPLFANIHLCGSVLTEVFFCMTVSKILYGTIPSAGTMILFCVLLGIFAIGAPGVPGGTVMASLGLITGVLGFNDTGTALMLTIFALQDSFGTACNVTGDGALTLILTGYAERHGIKEGTDN